GGTAATCCGTTCCCGCTCCGATTCGGCAACCAGCTCCACTACCGGTTTGCCGATCACCTCATTGAGCTCATAGCCGAACAGCTCGGCAAATCTCGGATTGGCGTAAACAATTCTGCCCTCATGCTCGGCAGCGATGCCATGGGGTGAGTATTCCAGGATTGCCCGGGTGTGCGAGAGCATCTCCTGGACCTGACGGCTGAGTTTTTCCCGTTCGCTTAAATCCTGAGCGACCACCATGATTGCCGGCTGCCCCTGCCAAGTGAGGGGTGCGTTCCGAACCTCAACTAAAATGTAACTGCCATCACGGCGTCTGAGCCTTTCCCTGACCGGCGGGTTGCTCGTTCCCTTTTCGAGGGCGGTGCGGATCCGTTTGACCGCAAGCGGCCAGTCGTCGGGATGGACAAATTCAACTACGCTCATACCGAGCAGTTCTGCCGGTTCATCGTAGCCGAGCATGCGGGCACCGGTGCGGTTGATCATGACGATTCTGCCCTGCTGGTGGACTGCAATTGTTATCGGAGCGATGTCAATCAGGGTCTGATAGTTATTCAGGCTTTCCTTGAGCTGGCGCTCAATTATCCGGTAATCGGTAACATCATGGGCCAGACCTACAGTGCCCAGCAGCTCGCCGTCCAGCCCGCGCAGCGGTTCCACCAGGGCGAGATAATATTGTTCGCCCTGGATAAATTCAAACTGCACCGATTCCCCTTGGAGCGCCCGCTCAAGCAGGTTGTCGATATCCGGCCGGTTGCCGAAAATGGCGGTCACCCGGCTGCCGACAAAAGTTCCCGGTTGAGTTGTCAGGCTGTGGATACCGGAACCGATTGCCGAGGTGCATGTGAGTCTGGTGTCGGTCGTCCAGATCAGCGCCGGAACCTGGTTGAGCAGAAGCCGGAGCCGGGCTTCATTCTCCCGGAGTTCCAACAGCGCCTGCTTTTCTTCGGTGATATCACGAGCGATCGTAAGGATCAGCGTTTCGTCCTCAAGCTCCACCAGGGCGTTGCTCAAAAGCAGCCAGAGCGGCCGGCCGTCCCGGCGCCGGGTGTAGATTTCCGCCTGAAACTGCCGCTTATCCAGAATGGCGGTGCGCATCTGGGGCAGAATTACCGCAACATCGGCAGGGACAATGTCACGCAGGCGTCTGCCGGTAATTTCAGATTCCGGCAGTCGGAACAGGCGGGGGGCGGCACGGTTGATCCGGATGACGGTGCCATCCATCTTTTCCAGAAATATGGCGGCGGATTCGGCGTCAAAAAGTTTTTCCACCAGCAGTGCGTGCTTTCTGACTTCCGCCCGCAGCTCAAGTTCCGCGGTAACATCACGGCAGAGCGCGTAGATCAGCTGCTCAGTCGGGGAGGGCAGCAGTTCCGCCTTCACCTGTAAGGTCCTCTCCCTTCCCTGGTGATCCAGAATATGCAGGGTGATTTCACCGCTGCCTTTGCGTAATAACCGGCGCCCGAAGCGGGCGAGGGTAAGGCGCTCTTCGGGATGGATAAACCGGTCTACGGGTTGATTGAGCAGCTGTTCCATGTTCAGGCCGGTGATGGCGGCGGCCGCGGCGTTTGCCTCCTGAATCTGGCCGCGGGTGGAGAGAACAACGATGGCATCCTTTGACAGCCGTAAGACCGCCTGGTACTTTCTTTCCACCTGCAGTGCCTTCTCAGTCGGCTGCCAGAATGGTGTCACATCCCGGCCGATGCAGACGATACCGGCCGGAGTGCCTGATTCATCCAGTCCGACGGTAGCAAAGAAATAAAGACTCATACTGATGCCGTCCTTTCGGATGAATTCAAAGCCATTCGCAAAATCCCGACCCGCCAGAACCGTTTTAACATTCAGGCCCGAATCCGGGAACAGACCGCTCCAGGGCATGCCCAGCAGTTCCTCCCTGCTCAACCCCAGTGTCCGGTGTGTCTCCTCATTAACCTCAACAATTCTGCCCGCGAGGTCCAGCGTGATGATAATATCACCGGGCTGGATACTGATGTTTTTAAAGATCAGTCCCCGGGATCTTTTTTTCTTCCGTTCGGGCATCAACCAAGACTCCCGTTCAAATAGTATGCTGACCGGTGGTTTTGTCAATAAAAGTTAGTCGGGGAATTCAGGCAGTGTGCCGGTTACTCCGGGTAGTACTTTTCCAGCAGTGCCGGCCGGACCCGTTTGAGTTCTGACTTCGGGAACGCCGACAGAAGCTCCCAGCCGAGATTCAGTGTCGTCTCAATTGAGCGGTCTTCATACTCCCCCTGGGCGATATAGCGCCGTTCGAAAGTCCGGGCAAATTCGATATACCTCCGGTCCATCTCGGTCAGCGCTGCTTCGCCCAGAATTACCTGCAGCTCCTCCGCTTCCTTGCCCCGGGCATAGCAGGCGTAGAGCTGATTGAACAGATCCGCATGATCCTCACGCGTCTTGCCGGCGCCGATTCCCTTATCCTTCAGCCGGGAGAGGGAAGGCAGGACATCGATGGGCGGTGCGATGTTCTTCAGATGCATTGCCCGGGAAAGGATAATCTGTCCCTCAGTGATATAACCGGTTAAATCGGGGATGGGATGGGTCTTGTCATCTTCGGGCATGGTGAGAATCGGGATCATCGTAATTGAACCGCTCCGGCCCTTGATCCGGCCGCAGCGCTCATAAATTGATGCCAGATCGGTGTAAAGATAACCCGGATACCCCCGTCGGCCCGGCACCTCCTTCCGGGCGGCAGAAATTTCCCGCAGCGCCTCACAGTAATTGGTCATATCAGTGAGAATTACCAGAACATGCATTCCCAGCTCAAATGCCAGATACTCGGCGCAGGTGAGAGCGGTCCGGGGTGTGGCGATCCGTTCGATTGCCGGTTCATCGGCGAGATTCAGAAACAGTACGGTTCTGGATAATGCACCGGAGCGGGTAAAGTCATCAATGAAGAACTGCGCCTCCTCAAAGGTGATGCCCATTGCTGCAAATACAACTGCAAACTTTTCCTCTTTCCCCAGTACTTTTGCCTGACGGGCGATCTGGGCTGCCAGCCGGTTATGGGGCAGACCGGTGCCGGAGAAAATCGGCAGTTTCTGACCGCGGACGAGGGTATTCAGTCCGTCGATCGCCGAGATACCGGTTTGAATAAATTCATTCGGGTACTCGCGGGCGCAGGGGTTAATTGGTGCGCCGTTGATATCGAGCCGCTGTTTCGGAATGATCGGTGGCCCACCATCGCGCGGCGCACCCAAGCCGTCAAAAACCCGTCCCAGCATTTCCTCGGAAACCGCCAGTTCAATACCCCGGCCCAGAAACCGCACCCCAGCCTTCGGCACATCAATTCCTCTTGTTCCCTCAAATACCTGCACCAGCGCCCGGTCGCGGTTCACCTCCAGAACCTG
This is a stretch of genomic DNA from candidate division WOR-3 bacterium. It encodes these proteins:
- a CDS encoding V-type ATP synthase subunit B, translated to MIKEYRSVSSVSGPLLVVEGVSGVKYAELVEIRLPSGERRRGQVLEVNRDRALVQVFEGTRGIDVPKAGVRFLGRGIELAVSEEMLGRVFDGLGAPRDGGPPIIPKQRLDINGAPINPCAREYPNEFIQTGISAIDGLNTLVRGQKLPIFSGTGLPHNRLAAQIARQAKVLGKEEKFAVVFAAMGITFEEAQFFIDDFTRSGALSRTVLFLNLADEPAIERIATPRTALTCAEYLAFELGMHVLVILTDMTNYCEALREISAARKEVPGRRGYPGYLYTDLASIYERCGRIKGRSGSITMIPILTMPEDDKTHPIPDLTGYITEGQIILSRAMHLKNIAPPIDVLPSLSRLKDKGIGAGKTREDHADLFNQLYACYARGKEAEELQVILGEAALTEMDRRYIEFARTFERRYIAQGEYEDRSIETTLNLGWELLSAFPKSELKRVRPALLEKYYPE
- a CDS encoding PAS domain S-box protein gives rise to the protein MPERKKKRSRGLIFKNISIQPGDIIITLDLAGRIVEVNEETHRTLGLSREELLGMPWSGLFPDSGLNVKTVLAGRDFANGFEFIRKDGISMSLYFFATVGLDESGTPAGIVCIGRDVTPFWQPTEKALQVERKYQAVLRLSKDAIVVLSTRGQIQEANAAAAAITGLNMEQLLNQPVDRFIHPEERLTLARFGRRLLRKGSGEITLHILDHQGRERTLQVKAELLPSPTEQLIYALCRDVTAELELRAEVRKHALLVEKLFDAESAAIFLEKMDGTVIRINRAAPRLFRLPESEITGRRLRDIVPADVAVILPQMRTAILDKRQFQAEIYTRRRDGRPLWLLLSNALVELEDETLILTIARDITEEKQALLELRENEARLRLLLNQVPALIWTTDTRLTCTSAIGSGIHSLTTQPGTFVGSRVTAIFGNRPDIDNLLERALQGESVQFEFIQGEQYYLALVEPLRGLDGELLGTVGLAHDVTDYRIIERQLKESLNNYQTLIDIAPITIAVHQQGRIVMINRTGARMLGYDEPAELLGMSVVEFVHPDDWPLAVKRIRTALEKGTSNPPVRERLRRRDGSYILVEVRNAPLTWQGQPAIMVVAQDLSEREKLSRQVQEMLSHTRAILEYSPHGIAAEHEGRIVYANPRFAELFGYELNEVIGKPVVELVAESERERITGYLQARKEGKPAPNEYQFDGLMRDGTIRRLQIKVTTYRINEQLIVLGFVTPADKGPG